Proteins co-encoded in one Bacillus infantis NRRL B-14911 genomic window:
- a CDS encoding SGNH/GDSL hydrolase family protein: MKIVCFGDSLTRGVSYLKGRLRILKKNYPAVLQELFKNNSAGEAGLHIEVLNKGVFNDNSNLLLSRLERDVTDEKPDFAIISIGGNDCNFSWEEVAQNPGGEHRASVPLDKYADNLRYMIEKVKDSGITPILLTLPPLDPVRYYENISGKFSSQISGWICRVGGIEHWHGKYNQSLNKIADELNVLKIDVRSALKQAGDLAELISADGIHLTEWGYKILGAEIYNYLSAFMQSGNMDNMHLTSVTEK, encoded by the coding sequence ATGAAAATAGTTTGCTTTGGTGATAGTCTAACCCGCGGAGTGTCCTACCTAAAAGGGCGGCTGAGAATCTTAAAAAAGAATTATCCAGCCGTTCTCCAGGAGCTATTTAAAAATAATAGTGCAGGTGAAGCGGGACTGCATATCGAAGTCTTGAACAAAGGTGTCTTTAATGATAATTCGAATCTTCTGCTGTCAAGGCTTGAACGGGATGTTACTGATGAGAAACCTGATTTTGCCATCATCAGCATTGGCGGCAATGACTGCAATTTTTCATGGGAAGAGGTCGCGCAAAATCCGGGCGGCGAACATAGGGCTTCAGTTCCGCTGGACAAATATGCAGACAATCTAAGATATATGATAGAGAAAGTAAAGGACAGCGGGATCACTCCCATTCTCCTGACCCTGCCTCCGCTTGATCCGGTCCGCTATTACGAGAATATTTCAGGCAAGTTCAGTTCACAGATCAGCGGCTGGATATGCAGAGTTGGCGGGATAGAGCACTGGCATGGAAAATATAATCAGAGTCTGAATAAAATTGCGGATGAACTGAATGTGTTGAAAATCGATGTAAGATCTGCATTAAAACAGGCGGGTGACCTGGCAGAATTAATTTCGGCCGATGGAATCCATTTGACCGAATGGGGTTACAAAATCCTTGGGGCAGAGATTTACAATTATCTTTCAGCCTTTATGCAGTCCGGCAATATGGATAATATGCATTTAACTTCTGTAACAGAAAAATAA
- a CDS encoding fused response regulator/phosphatase: protein MSILIVDDNQVNLFVVEKILRNAGYEDYRSFTSAKDLFKHLENAGPAFAQNTADVILMDIMMPEMDGIEACRRLQENPLYRDIPVIFVTALEDSQKVAEALDVGGIDYITKPINKVELAARLRVALRLKEEKDWHKEHEKKIRDELDLAQQVQHNLLSEMVQEDHIHINASYIPAFKLAGDMYYWHKIDENRYAAIVLDMMGHGISASLVCMFISSVLRDVIRNFSEPERVIKELNKWMVMLEKKKSGLHYYFTAVYLVIDTKKKTVEYVNAGHPPCFALVDGRETVPMKKGSCAIGFWENIKVEKSIIEYEKSIQILLYTDGVMEAIERKFEDGIPLLAEAAGRKWDKETIDAPINLVIPKELQACQPDDMCVVMIQAKAESEQVLKHPAIEAAQKYSAAGLA from the coding sequence ATGTCAATTTTAATAGTGGATGACAACCAGGTGAATTTGTTTGTAGTTGAAAAAATTCTCAGGAATGCCGGCTATGAAGACTACCGGTCATTTACATCGGCTAAAGACCTGTTCAAGCACTTGGAAAACGCGGGGCCCGCTTTTGCCCAAAACACCGCGGATGTCATCCTGATGGATATTATGATGCCTGAAATGGACGGGATCGAAGCATGCAGACGCCTCCAGGAGAATCCGCTGTACCGTGACATCCCTGTCATATTTGTCACCGCCCTTGAGGATTCCCAAAAGGTAGCAGAGGCACTGGATGTAGGCGGCATTGACTACATAACAAAGCCTATCAATAAAGTGGAGCTTGCAGCCAGATTAAGAGTAGCTTTAAGGCTTAAGGAAGAAAAAGATTGGCATAAAGAGCACGAAAAGAAAATAAGGGATGAATTGGATCTTGCTCAGCAGGTCCAGCATAATCTTTTGAGCGAAATGGTTCAGGAGGATCACATACATATTAATGCTTCCTATATTCCGGCTTTTAAACTGGCAGGAGATATGTATTATTGGCATAAGATTGATGAGAACAGGTATGCTGCCATTGTTTTGGATATGATGGGGCATGGCATTTCAGCCTCCCTTGTCTGCATGTTCATCTCTTCTGTCCTGAGGGACGTTATCAGGAATTTCAGCGAGCCTGAAAGAGTAATCAAAGAGCTGAATAAATGGATGGTTATGCTTGAGAAAAAAAAGAGCGGACTCCACTACTATTTTACAGCTGTATACCTGGTGATCGATACAAAGAAAAAAACAGTAGAATACGTTAATGCCGGGCATCCGCCATGCTTTGCCCTTGTGGATGGTCGGGAGACAGTCCCAATGAAAAAAGGAAGCTGCGCCATTGGCTTTTGGGAAAACATAAAAGTCGAAAAATCTATCATTGAATACGAAAAGAGCATTCAAATCCTTTTATATACCGACGGGGTGATGGAAGCCATTGAACGGAAGTTTGAGGATGGCATTCCCTTGCTGGCAGAGGCTGCGGGCAGGAAATGGGACAAAGAAACAATTGATGCGCCCATTAATCTTGTCATCCCAAAAGAGCTCCAAGCATGCCAGCCGGACGATATGTGTGTCGTCATGATCCAAGCCAAGGCGGAAAGCGAACAGGTGCTGAAGCATCCGGCCATTGAAGCCGCACAGAAATATTCTGCTGCCGGGCTTGCTTAG
- a CDS encoding aromatic acid exporter family protein, whose protein sequence is MKAYLFNFAGGRIVKTGIAVFVTAFICHLLDWPAMFAVITAIVTIEPTAADSIRKAFIRLPASAIGAGFAVFFAFLFGDSPFSYAFVSLATIIACHRLRLYEGTVVAVLTGAAMISTVHDHYAASFFIRLGTTCTGLIVSTSVNIFIMPPQYSKTITLGIDSAFEKASSILMTVFTHISGSPRDKAGVLEDFQNLSRDTDKIEKLCLYQKDEWRFHRFTRKEIRCYRLEYKKLIILRQLIYHIGNLVYLPKSRFSLDLKTNAAAIPVMETVSFIFKDKGFMPAEDYLEQVNALTQWFNEQKETFAPADLHPHQHHHISPAAAVLYEILSLHDLAEELIHIRSLEERSKELLQLANDTASEGR, encoded by the coding sequence ATGAAAGCATATCTATTTAATTTTGCAGGCGGGAGGATTGTCAAAACCGGGATTGCTGTTTTTGTAACAGCCTTTATCTGCCATTTGCTGGATTGGCCTGCAATGTTCGCTGTCATAACAGCCATAGTAACAATAGAACCAACAGCTGCTGACTCGATAAGGAAGGCATTCATCCGCCTTCCCGCTTCTGCCATAGGAGCAGGTTTTGCCGTCTTTTTTGCATTTCTGTTCGGAGACAGTCCGTTTTCGTATGCATTCGTTTCCCTTGCAACCATCATTGCCTGCCATAGACTGAGGCTCTATGAGGGCACCGTTGTCGCTGTGCTCACCGGAGCTGCAATGATCTCAACTGTTCACGACCATTACGCAGCTTCTTTTTTCATACGTCTGGGCACAACCTGCACAGGCCTGATCGTCTCTACTTCGGTCAATATCTTTATCATGCCTCCGCAGTATTCTAAGACTATTACATTGGGAATAGACTCAGCTTTCGAAAAGGCTTCCTCTATTTTAATGACGGTATTCACCCATATCTCAGGTTCCCCCCGTGATAAAGCAGGAGTTCTCGAGGATTTCCAGAACCTGTCAAGGGATACGGACAAAATTGAAAAATTGTGCCTGTATCAGAAGGATGAGTGGAGGTTTCACCGTTTTACCCGCAAAGAAATACGGTGCTACAGACTTGAATACAAGAAATTAATTATTCTCCGGCAATTGATTTATCATATTGGCAACCTTGTTTACCTGCCAAAGTCCCGCTTTAGCCTGGATCTGAAAACCAATGCTGCGGCTATCCCGGTAATGGAAACCGTTTCATTCATTTTCAAGGATAAAGGCTTTATGCCGGCTGAGGATTATCTGGAGCAAGTAAATGCGCTCACACAATGGTTCAATGAACAGAAAGAAACATTTGCCCCGGCTGATTTGCATCCGCATCAGCATCATCATATCTCACCTGCGGCTGCGGTTTTATATGAGATCCTCTCGTTGCATGATCTTGCCGAAGAGCTGATCCATATCAGGTCACTTGAGGAGCGGAGTAAAGAGCTGCTCCAGCTGGCAAATGATACAGCCAGTGAAGGCAGATAA
- a CDS encoding MFS transporter — MDEENSKVDLRQDSGADKIWTRDFVLICIANFFVFLGFQMTLPTIPLFVEELGGNDQLIGFVVGIFTFSALLLRPYAGHALETKGRRWVYLLGLFIFILAVGAFGFVPGIIFLFLLRIIQGVGWGFSTTASGTIASDLIPPKRRGEGMGYYGLSGNIALALGPSLGLTLAGILTFKQLFLICAALGGAALLLSSRIRYKKVEESQAAATPVKWDFYEKSALKPSVLLFFITVTFGGIASFLPLYTAQKGIGGIQWYFLIYALSIMLTRTFAGKVYDLKGHKAIFVPGALLILIAMVLLSWLPGTGILYLAAVLYGLGFGSVQPALQAWSIEQAPRNRRGMANATFFSFFDLGVGIGAMAFGQISHWFGYGSIYLTAAISVLLSMIMYLIFLKKEDTGKNGKAGALQ; from the coding sequence ATGGATGAAGAAAATAGCAAAGTGGATCTCCGGCAGGATTCAGGTGCAGATAAAATTTGGACAAGGGATTTTGTCTTGATCTGCATTGCCAATTTTTTTGTGTTTTTAGGCTTTCAGATGACATTGCCTACCATCCCTTTATTTGTCGAAGAGCTTGGAGGCAACGACCAGCTGATTGGATTCGTGGTCGGTATTTTCACATTTTCTGCCCTGCTTCTCAGGCCCTATGCCGGCCATGCTCTTGAAACAAAAGGAAGGCGCTGGGTTTACTTGCTCGGCCTTTTTATTTTTATTCTTGCAGTGGGAGCATTCGGGTTCGTACCGGGAATCATATTTTTATTTCTATTACGGATTATCCAGGGCGTGGGCTGGGGATTTTCCACTACTGCTTCCGGGACAATTGCAAGTGACCTGATTCCGCCTAAAAGAAGGGGGGAGGGTATGGGCTATTATGGCCTTTCAGGCAATATCGCCCTTGCTCTTGGACCTTCGCTGGGACTCACCCTTGCAGGAATACTGACATTCAAGCAGCTGTTTTTAATTTGTGCTGCTCTTGGCGGTGCCGCTCTTCTACTTTCATCACGGATACGCTATAAAAAAGTAGAAGAAAGCCAGGCCGCTGCAACTCCGGTAAAATGGGACTTTTATGAGAAAAGCGCCTTGAAACCATCCGTCCTGCTGTTTTTTATTACTGTCACTTTTGGGGGCATTGCTTCCTTCCTCCCGCTCTATACAGCTCAAAAGGGCATCGGCGGAATTCAATGGTATTTCCTTATTTATGCTCTATCCATTATGCTGACAAGGACCTTTGCCGGGAAGGTTTATGATTTAAAGGGACATAAAGCTATATTTGTACCAGGCGCTCTTCTGATATTAATCGCTATGGTCCTGCTTTCATGGCTGCCGGGCACCGGCATTTTATATCTCGCTGCAGTGCTCTATGGACTCGGATTTGGAAGTGTGCAGCCTGCTCTGCAGGCATGGTCGATTGAACAGGCACCAAGGAACAGGAGGGGAATGGCCAACGCAACATTCTTTTCTTTCTTTGATCTTGGTGTAGGGATTGGAGCAATGGCATTCGGGCAGATCAGCCACTGGTTCGGCTATGGCAGCATTTATTTAACTGCAGCAATATCAGTATTGCTATCAATGATCATGTATCTTATATTTCTTAAAAAAGAGGATACAGGTAAAAATGGAAAAGCTGGAGCACTGCAATAG
- a CDS encoding DUF2188 domain-containing protein, whose amino-acid sequence MADNKNSDDRNQYFQDRAGTDEANFHVVPNDEEGWAVKKEGEDEPELTTGSKSEAVDKAKEMAKEAGTMAIIHNDEGRIEDQENYRQ is encoded by the coding sequence ATGGCAGATAATAAAAACAGCGATGACCGCAATCAGTATTTCCAGGATCGTGCAGGGACAGATGAAGCGAATTTCCATGTTGTGCCAAATGATGAAGAAGGCTGGGCTGTAAAAAAGGAAGGCGAAGATGAGCCGGAATTGACAACAGGCTCCAAGTCCGAAGCTGTGGACAAGGCAAAGGAAATGGCGAAGGAAGCGGGGACAATGGCTATTATCCATAATGATGAAGGAAGGATAGAGGACCAGGAGAATTACCGCCAATAA
- a CDS encoding CheR family methyltransferase — MDLLLEAVYLISGYDYRQYMRSSVERRIQHRMRLEQIPTISRLTEKVLHYPGFINRILDDLSISVTEMFRDPSFFRAFREKVVPRLRALPEIRIWHAGCATGEEAYSMAILMEEEGLGSKTRIYATDINENVLKQAESGTFSLARMQTYTKNYIQAGGKRAFSEYYSTDEFNAYFHRELVKNVIFAQHNLVTDGSFNEFHVIICRNVMIYFTPHLQQDVLDLFHESLSVGGFLGLGNKETLRIGRSKENYAEFDGKERLYTKK; from the coding sequence ATGGATCTGCTCCTTGAGGCGGTCTACCTGATTTCCGGCTATGATTACCGCCAATATATGCGCTCCTCTGTGGAAAGAAGGATACAGCATAGAATGAGGCTGGAGCAGATTCCGACAATCAGCAGGCTCACTGAGAAAGTCCTGCACTATCCAGGCTTCATTAATAGAATATTGGACGATTTATCCATCAGTGTGACAGAAATGTTCCGGGACCCGTCCTTTTTTAGAGCTTTTCGTGAAAAGGTTGTACCCCGTCTCAGAGCTCTCCCGGAAATCCGGATATGGCATGCAGGCTGTGCTACAGGGGAAGAAGCATATTCTATGGCAATATTAATGGAAGAAGAGGGACTTGGCAGCAAAACCAGGATTTATGCGACCGATATAAACGAAAATGTTTTAAAACAGGCAGAGAGCGGGACATTTTCCCTTGCCAGGATGCAGACTTATACTAAGAATTACATCCAGGCGGGAGGGAAGAGGGCTTTTTCAGAATATTATTCTACTGACGAATTCAATGCCTATTTTCACCGGGAGCTTGTAAAAAATGTGATATTTGCCCAGCATAACCTGGTGACTGACGGCTCTTTCAATGAGTTTCATGTCATCATCTGCAGAAATGTAATGATTTATTTTACACCTCATTTGCAGCAGGATGTCCTTGACCTATTTCATGAGAGTCTTTCTGTTGGCGGGTTCCTGGGACTTGGAAACAAAGAAACGCTGAGAATCGGACGTTCAAAGGAAAATTATGCGGAGTTTGATGGCAAAGAGAGATTATATACGAAAAAGTAA